One window from the genome of Echinicola vietnamensis DSM 17526 encodes:
- a CDS encoding DUF3298 and DUF4163 domain-containing protein: MLKLSTFIGLLLLLMGCSPEKQENNERLELAHKQVSMEKVSCVGTDSTCAKVRMVYPEFYNGPEQQAAWLNTHVKEQLLMYLQWGEDSVKTDKLEKAAAGFLEDFEEFSETYSSGSMPWFLETKATVTFKGPQALSLVFTNSSFTGGAHPNHTVMFLNFDLKNQQLLKNEAIVLDQARLLEKTEKAFREFHEVAPAMSLEEDGRFFLQDGKFFLPAAMGYEKDSLVLMYNSYEIGPYSMGQTELHLPLKDLDGIVWIP, encoded by the coding sequence ATGTTAAAACTTTCCACTTTTATAGGACTTTTGTTGCTGCTGATGGGGTGTAGCCCTGAAAAGCAAGAAAACAATGAAAGGCTAGAATTGGCCCACAAACAAGTATCCATGGAAAAGGTGTCCTGTGTGGGGACGGATAGTACCTGTGCCAAGGTACGGATGGTATATCCGGAATTCTATAATGGGCCAGAGCAGCAGGCTGCTTGGTTGAATACCCATGTCAAAGAACAGCTGTTGATGTACTTGCAGTGGGGAGAGGATTCCGTAAAGACGGATAAGCTTGAAAAAGCGGCAGCCGGTTTTCTCGAGGATTTTGAGGAGTTTTCGGAGACATATTCCAGTGGTTCCATGCCTTGGTTTTTGGAGACAAAGGCCACCGTGACCTTTAAAGGCCCTCAAGCCTTGTCCTTGGTGTTTACCAACAGCAGTTTTACCGGTGGGGCACACCCAAATCATACGGTGATGTTTTTGAATTTTGACCTGAAGAACCAGCAATTACTGAAAAACGAAGCGATCGTCTTGGATCAGGCCAGGCTCCTGGAGAAGACCGAAAAGGCATTTCGGGAGTTTCATGAAGTAGCTCCAGCCATGAGTTTGGAAGAAGATGGCAGGTTTTTCCTACAGGACGGGAAGTTCTTTTTGCCTGCTGCGATGGGATACGAAAAGGATTCGTTGGTCCTGATGTATAATAGTTATGAGATCGGTCCGTATTCCATGGGGCAGACCGAGCTGCACCTTCCCCTTAAGGATTTGGACGGGATTGTTTGGATACCATAA